A stretch of Pogona vitticeps strain Pit_001003342236 chromosome 5, PviZW2.1, whole genome shotgun sequence DNA encodes these proteins:
- the AMIGO2 gene encoding amphoterin-induced protein 2 has translation MSPERHTISVLHGSYKTLVCLLIFTMHVCCCSASGMCPPACICASDIVSCTSKNLSRVPPTLFKHIKRLDLSHNHIGILDHDWMPVLLEKLNTLIVSHNSISSISTGSFSMTPDVKYLDLSSNSLRSLGSPVFQELRALEVLLLYNNHIAQIDSAAFGGIHKLQKLYLSYNSLTHFPIDLYIGKFKLSELVLLDVAYNRIHSIPINYMSLVPASHLSGIYLHGNPFYCDCTLYSMLSFWHLRHFSSVDDFKTEYTCILRSDPRGSSKLPLLHDNYLNCSESTINGSFHAFGFIHEAQVGERLIVPCDTKISDAGTHFIWISPDNELLEPGKATDHFRVFHNGSLEIDEAQYEDAGIYSCVAINKRRLLNETIEVRINVSNFTVDRSHSYETFNTAFTTLAACVASIILVLLYLYLTPCPCRCKSKRRKRQLNQSNMPHASILTSSSPLELPADEKKASSGKRVVFLEPVKEPKLGQNGKVRMFPNENIIAESILKSPRTKSDSDSVNSVFSDTPFVPSS, from the coding sequence ATGTCTCCAGAGCGGCATACAATTTCAGTTCTTCATGGGAGCTACAAGACACTGGTATGCCTCTTAATTTTCACCATGCATGTATGCTGTTGCAGTGCCTCTGGGATGTGTCCTCCAGCTTGCATCTGTGCCAGTGATATTGTAAGCTGCACCAGCAAGAATCTCTCAAGGGTGCCGCCAACACTCTTCAAGCACATAAAAAGACTGGACCTCAGCCATAACCACATTGGGATTTTGGATCACGACTGGATGCCTGTTCTGTTGGAGAAGCTGAACACCTTGATTGTTAGTCATAACAGTATTTCTAGCATTTCCACAGGAAGCTTTTCAATGACGCCAGATGTCAAATACCTAGACTTGTCGTCCAACAGCTTGAGGTCTTTAGGTAGCCCCGTCTTTCAGGAGCTGAGAGCGCTTGAAGTTCTGCTGCTTTATAACAACCATATTGCACAGATTGATTCTGCCGCTTTTGGAGGGATCCACAAATTGCAGAAACTGTATTTGAGCTACAATTCTCTTACGCACTTCCCAATAGATTTGTACATTGGGAAGTTCAAACTCTCCGAACTTGTGCTTTTAGATGTTGCTTACAATCGAATCCACTCAATCCCCATTAACTACATGAGCTTAGTGCCAGCCAGCCATCTGAGTGGAATTTATCTTCATGGGAATCCATTTTATTGTGACTGCACTCTTTACTCCATGCTGAGCTTTTGGCACCTCCGGCACTTCAGCTCAGTGGATGATTTCAAGACTGAGTACACGTGCATTTTGCGGTCAGACCCCAGAGGCTCCAGTAAATTGCCTTTATTGCATGATAACTATTTGAATTGCTCAGAAAGCACCATCAATGGTTCTTTCCATGCATTTGGGTTTATTCATGAAGCCCAAGTGGGGGAGAGGCTGATTGTGCCCTGCGACACAAAAATCAGTGATGCAGGCACCCACTTCATTTGGATCAGCCCAGACAATGAGCTCCTGGAGCCTGGCAAGGCCACGGACCACTTCAGAGTGTTTCACAATGGGAGTCTGGAAATAGATGAGGCTCAGTATGAGGATGCTGGCATTTATTCCTGTGTTGCAATAAATAAGAGGAGACTGTTGAATGAAACAATTGAGGTGAGGATAAATGTAAGCAATTTCACTGTGGACCGGTCTCACTCATATGAGACATTCAACACTGCTTTCACTACCCTCGCGGCTTGCGTAGCCAGTATTATTTTGGTACTGCTTTACCTCTACCTGACACCATGCCCTTGCCGATGCAAgtcaaagagaaggaaaaggcagcTGAACCAAAGTAACATGCCCCATGCATCCATATTAACCTCCAGTTCACCCCTTGAACTTCCAGCTGATGAAAAAAAGGCCAGCAGTGGCAAGCGGGTTGTGTTTCTTGAACCTGTGAAGGAGCCAAAACTAGGACAGAAtgggaaagtcagaatgtttcCCAATGAGAACATCATTGCAGAAAGTATTTTGAAAAGTCCACGAACAAAATCGGACTCAGATTCTGTGAACTCGGTCTTCTCAGACACGCCTTTCGTGCCGTCCTCGTAG